A region from the Micrococcus cohnii genome encodes:
- a CDS encoding carbohydrate ABC transporter permease: MSGKRAPGALKTTIGWWVLTAVIGLWCLFPVFSILATSFKTPADLSSGRLLPTTWSTVNYEEIFVGGSQELFLTALRNSVVICVIATLVAVVLATLCAYAIARLDFPGKRLVLTVSLMVSMFPVISLVTPLFNMWRAIGLYDTWLGLIIPYLSLTLPIAIWTLAAFFRQIPWELDQAAQVDGATPLQAFRKVIVPLAAPGVFTTAIIAFFIAWNDFVYGISLTSTEAARPVPAALAFFTGASQFESPTGAISAAAIIVTIPIVLLVLFFQKQIVAGLTNGAVKG; encoded by the coding sequence ATGAGCGGAAAGCGCGCCCCCGGAGCGCTGAAGACCACGATCGGCTGGTGGGTGCTCACCGCGGTGATCGGCCTGTGGTGCCTGTTCCCGGTGTTCTCGATCCTGGCCACCAGCTTCAAGACCCCCGCCGACCTGTCCTCGGGGCGACTGCTGCCGACGACCTGGTCGACCGTCAATTACGAGGAGATCTTCGTCGGCGGTTCGCAGGAACTGTTCCTGACGGCCCTGCGCAATTCGGTGGTGATCTGCGTGATCGCCACACTCGTCGCGGTGGTGCTTGCCACGCTGTGCGCCTACGCGATCGCGCGCCTGGACTTCCCGGGCAAGAGACTCGTGCTGACGGTCTCCCTGATGGTCTCGATGTTCCCCGTGATCTCCCTGGTCACGCCGCTGTTCAACATGTGGCGCGCCATCGGGCTGTACGACACGTGGCTGGGCCTGATCATCCCGTACCTGTCTCTGACGCTGCCGATCGCCATCTGGACGCTCGCCGCGTTCTTCCGGCAGATCCCGTGGGAGCTGGACCAGGCCGCCCAGGTGGACGGCGCCACCCCGCTGCAGGCGTTCCGCAAGGTGATCGTGCCGCTGGCCGCGCCGGGCGTGTTCACGACCGCGATCATCGCGTTCTTCATCGCCTGGAACGACTTCGTGTACGGCATCTCCCTGACCTCGACCGAGGCCGCGCGCCCCGTGCCGGCCGCACTGGCGTTCTTCACCGGCGCGTCCCAGTTCGAGTCTCCGACGGGCGCCATCTCGGCGGCCGCGATCATCGTGACCATCCCGATCGTGCTGCTGGTGCTGTTCTTCCAGAAGCAGATCGTCGCCGGACTGACCAACGGAGCCGTGAAGGGCTGA
- the glyA gene encoding serine hydroxymethyltransferase, with the protein MTQSPDINTQPLSEVDPEIAQALADELGRQRGTLEMIASENFVPRAILQTQGSVLTNKYAEGYPGRRYYGGCEFVDVAENLAIQRAKDLFGAEHANVQPHAGAQANVAVMTALMNHGDKLMGLSLAHGGHLTHGMKLNFSGKNYEIAAYEVDPDTYRVDMDKVREQALAERPDVIVAGWSAYPRQLDFAAFRQIADEVGAKLWVDMAHFAGLVAAGLHPNPVPHADVVSSTVHKTLAGPRSGFILTTEELKKKIDSSVFPGQQGGPLMHAIAGKAVAFKIAGSEDFKAKQQRTLAGARILAERLSGTDMAEHGVSVLTGGTDVHLVLVDLRESQLDGRQAEDLLHEVGITVNRNSVPWDPRPPMTTSGLRIGTPALASRGFGEAEFREVSDIIAAALTPSPDVESLRARVDKLAADFPLYDGLESW; encoded by the coding sequence GTGACCCAGTCGCCCGACATCAACACGCAGCCGCTCTCCGAGGTGGATCCCGAGATCGCCCAGGCGCTCGCCGACGAGCTGGGTCGCCAGCGCGGCACGCTCGAGATGATCGCCTCGGAGAACTTCGTCCCGCGCGCCATCCTGCAGACGCAGGGTTCGGTGCTCACCAACAAGTACGCCGAGGGCTACCCGGGGCGTCGCTACTACGGCGGCTGCGAGTTCGTGGACGTGGCCGAGAACCTGGCGATCCAGCGTGCCAAGGACCTCTTCGGCGCTGAGCACGCCAACGTCCAGCCGCACGCCGGAGCGCAGGCCAACGTCGCCGTCATGACCGCCCTGATGAACCACGGCGACAAGCTCATGGGCCTGTCCCTGGCGCATGGCGGCCACCTGACCCACGGCATGAAGCTGAACTTCTCCGGCAAGAACTACGAGATCGCCGCCTACGAGGTGGACCCGGACACCTACCGCGTGGACATGGACAAGGTCCGCGAGCAGGCGCTGGCCGAGCGCCCGGACGTGATCGTCGCCGGCTGGTCCGCCTACCCCCGGCAGCTGGACTTCGCCGCGTTCCGCCAGATCGCCGACGAGGTCGGCGCGAAGCTGTGGGTGGACATGGCGCACTTCGCCGGCCTGGTGGCCGCGGGCCTGCACCCGAACCCGGTGCCGCACGCCGACGTCGTCTCCTCGACCGTGCACAAGACCCTGGCCGGCCCGCGCTCGGGCTTCATCCTCACCACGGAGGAGCTGAAGAAGAAGATCGACTCGTCCGTGTTCCCGGGCCAGCAGGGCGGCCCGCTGATGCACGCGATCGCGGGCAAGGCCGTGGCCTTCAAGATCGCCGGCTCCGAGGACTTCAAGGCCAAGCAGCAGCGCACTCTGGCCGGCGCCCGCATCCTCGCCGAGCGCCTGTCCGGCACGGACATGGCCGAACACGGGGTCTCGGTGCTCACCGGCGGCACCGACGTGCACCTGGTGCTCGTGGACCTGCGCGAGTCTCAGCTGGACGGCCGTCAGGCCGAGGACCTGCTGCACGAGGTCGGCATCACCGTGAACCGCAACTCCGTGCCGTGGGACCCGCGCCCGCCGATGACCACTTCCGGCCTGCGCATCGGCACCCCGGCCCTGGCCTCCCGCGGCTTCGGCGAGGCCGAGTTCCGCGAGGTCTCGGACATCATCGCCGCGGCCCTCACGCCGAGTCCGGACGTCGAGTCCCTGCGCGCCCGCGTGGACAAGCTGGCCGCCGACTTCCCGCTGTACGACGGCCTCGAGAGCTGGTGA
- a CDS encoding formyltetrahydrofolate deformylase, whose protein sequence is MSASHRRSPSADAAACRTETPPEAAQERRHVLTFACPDRRGIVHAVTGALLEQDADIAESQQYGSPDTGMFFLRVEFRSPASAERLEAVLAPLRERFAARASLWPASARTRTLIMCSKDGHTLNDLLFARRAGALPIDVPAIVSNHRDLEPLAAFHEIPFVHVPVAPGDPASKRAAEDRLRQLLLEHEVDLVVLARYMQILSDELCTDLAGRAINIHHSFLPSFKGARPYHQAHERGVKLIGATAHYVTSDLDEGPIIAQQVQPVTHAQTAADFVERGREVEGSTLVRAVRWHAEHRVLLDGRRTVVFA, encoded by the coding sequence ATGTCCGCATCCCACCGCCGCTCCCCCTCCGCCGACGCCGCTGCCTGCCGCACCGAGACCCCTCCGGAGGCTGCACAGGAGCGCCGTCACGTGCTCACGTTCGCCTGCCCGGACAGACGCGGCATCGTCCACGCGGTGACGGGTGCTCTGCTCGAGCAGGACGCGGACATCGCGGAGTCCCAGCAGTACGGTTCCCCGGACACGGGCATGTTCTTCCTGCGTGTCGAGTTCCGTTCCCCGGCCTCGGCTGAGCGGCTCGAGGCGGTCCTCGCGCCGCTGCGCGAGCGCTTCGCCGCACGGGCGTCCCTCTGGCCCGCGTCAGCCCGGACCCGCACGCTCATCATGTGCTCCAAGGACGGGCACACCCTCAACGACCTGCTGTTCGCCCGCCGCGCCGGCGCACTGCCGATCGATGTGCCGGCCATCGTGTCGAACCACCGCGATCTGGAACCGCTCGCCGCGTTCCACGAGATCCCGTTCGTGCACGTCCCGGTGGCCCCCGGGGATCCGGCGTCGAAGCGCGCCGCGGAGGACCGACTGCGGCAGCTGCTGCTCGAGCACGAAGTGGACCTGGTGGTGCTCGCCCGGTACATGCAGATCCTCAGCGATGAGCTGTGCACAGATCTGGCTGGCCGCGCGATCAACATCCACCACTCGTTCCTGCCCTCGTTCAAGGGCGCTCGGCCTTATCACCAGGCGCACGAACGGGGCGTGAAGCTGATCGGGGCGACCGCCCACTATGTGACGAGTGACCTCGACGAGGGGCCGATCATCGCCCAGCAGGTGCAGCCGGTGACGCACGCACAGACGGCGGCGGACTTCGTCGAACGCGGGCGCGAGGTGGAGGGGTCGACCCTGGTGCGGGCGGTGCGCTGGCATGCCGAGCATCGCGTGCTGCTCGACGGGCGTCGCACCGTCGTGTTCGCCTAG
- a CDS encoding catalase — MAEKKTPHATGSTTMHGAPAVSDRNSLTVGPDGPIVLHDSHLVETHQQFNRMNIPERRPHAKGSGAFGEFEVTEDVSAYTKALLFQPGAKTEMLARFSTVAGELGSPDTWRDVRGFSLKFYTDEGNYDLVGNNTPVFFVRDPMKFTHFIRSQKRLPDSGLRDGEMQWDFWANNPETAHQVTYLMGPRGLPRTWREMNGYGSHTYMWVNASGEKFWVKYHFISQQGVHNFTNDEAERMAGKNADFHRQDLFEAIKRGEFPKWDLYVQVMPYEEAKTYRYNPFDLTKTWSQKDYPRIKVGTMTLNRNPENHFAQIEQAAFSPAATVPGIGLSPDRMLLGRAFAYHDAARYRIGTNFAQLPVNRPKNEVHSYNFDGQMNYHHTGTRRQYVPNSFGDSWSDETGPTDTSWESDGELVRVAQTLRADDDDFGQARILLREVFSDDERAEFVKTVAGALAGVGEPVLGKALEYWRNVDEQIAGRIEDQLKADAGENTPGA; from the coding sequence ATGGCTGAGAAGAAGACCCCGCACGCCACCGGCTCGACGACGATGCACGGTGCGCCGGCCGTCTCGGACCGCAACTCGCTCACGGTCGGCCCCGACGGCCCGATCGTGCTGCACGACTCGCACCTGGTGGAGACGCACCAGCAGTTCAACCGCATGAACATCCCCGAGCGCCGCCCGCACGCGAAGGGGTCGGGCGCGTTCGGCGAGTTCGAGGTCACCGAGGACGTCTCGGCGTACACGAAGGCGCTGCTGTTCCAGCCCGGCGCCAAGACCGAGATGCTCGCCCGCTTCTCGACCGTGGCCGGCGAGCTGGGTTCGCCCGACACGTGGCGCGATGTGCGCGGCTTCTCGCTGAAGTTCTACACCGACGAGGGCAACTACGACCTGGTCGGCAACAACACCCCGGTGTTCTTCGTCCGCGATCCCATGAAGTTCACCCACTTCATCCGCTCGCAGAAGCGCCTGCCGGATTCGGGCCTGCGCGACGGTGAGATGCAGTGGGACTTCTGGGCGAACAACCCGGAGACCGCCCACCAGGTCACGTACCTGATGGGTCCGCGCGGCCTGCCCCGCACCTGGCGGGAGATGAACGGCTACGGCTCGCACACCTACATGTGGGTGAACGCCTCCGGCGAGAAGTTCTGGGTGAAGTACCACTTCATCTCCCAGCAGGGCGTGCACAACTTCACGAACGACGAGGCCGAGCGGATGGCCGGCAAGAACGCCGACTTCCACCGTCAGGACCTGTTCGAGGCGATCAAGCGCGGCGAGTTCCCGAAGTGGGACCTGTACGTGCAGGTCATGCCGTACGAGGAGGCCAAGACCTACCGGTACAACCCGTTCGACCTGACAAAGACCTGGTCCCAGAAGGATTACCCGCGGATCAAGGTCGGCACCATGACCCTGAACCGCAACCCGGAGAACCACTTCGCGCAGATCGAGCAGGCGGCGTTCTCGCCGGCGGCAACGGTGCCGGGCATCGGCCTCTCGCCGGATCGCATGCTGCTGGGCCGCGCGTTCGCCTACCACGATGCCGCGCGGTACCGGATCGGCACGAACTTCGCGCAGCTGCCGGTGAACCGGCCGAAGAACGAGGTGCACTCGTACAACTTCGACGGCCAGATGAACTACCACCACACCGGCACGCGCCGGCAGTACGTGCCGAACTCGTTCGGCGACTCGTGGTCGGACGAGACCGGCCCGACGGACACCTCGTGGGAGTCCGACGGCGAGCTGGTGCGCGTGGCGCAGACCCTGCGCGCGGATGACGACGACTTCGGTCAGGCGCGGATTCTGCTGCGCGAGGTGTTCTCCGACGACGAGCGCGCCGAGTTCGTGAAGACCGTCGCCGGCGCCCTGGCCGGCGTGGGCGAGCCCGTGCTCGGCAAGGCCCTCGAGTACTGGCGCAACGTCGACGAGCAGATCGCCGGACGCATCGAGGACCAGCTCAAGGCCGACGCGGGCGAGAACACCCCCGGCGCCTGA
- a CDS encoding bifunctional methylenetetrahydrofolate dehydrogenase/methenyltetrahydrofolate cyclohydrolase, with protein MTAKTLDGKATAATIKDELRVRVQALAERGVTPGLGTVLVGDDAGSQKYVAGKHRDCAQVGITSIQRELPADATEEQILQVVRELNEDPACTGYIVQLPLPKQVDTQKVLEAIDPAKDADGLHPMNLGRLVASVSGELDSPLPCTPAGCVELLRRHGVELAGKHVVVIGRGVTIGRPAGLVLTRREVNATVTLAHTGTTNLDELLASADVIIAAAGSAHMVKPEQVKDGVIVLDVGVSRVTGEDGTSRVLGDVDPAVAEKAAWMAPNPGGVGPMTRVMLLANVVEAAERAAAAR; from the coding sequence ATGACCGCGAAGACCCTCGACGGCAAGGCCACGGCCGCCACGATCAAAGACGAGCTGCGCGTGCGCGTGCAGGCTCTGGCCGAGCGCGGGGTCACCCCGGGTCTGGGCACGGTGCTCGTCGGCGACGACGCCGGCTCGCAGAAGTACGTGGCGGGCAAGCACCGGGACTGCGCGCAGGTCGGCATCACCTCCATTCAGCGCGAGCTGCCCGCAGACGCGACCGAAGAGCAGATCCTGCAGGTGGTGCGCGAGCTGAACGAGGATCCGGCCTGCACCGGGTACATCGTGCAGCTGCCCCTGCCGAAGCAGGTGGACACCCAGAAGGTGCTCGAGGCGATCGACCCGGCCAAGGACGCCGACGGCCTGCATCCGATGAACCTGGGCCGCCTCGTGGCCTCGGTCTCTGGCGAGCTCGACTCGCCGCTGCCGTGCACGCCGGCTGGCTGCGTCGAGCTGTTGCGCCGGCACGGTGTCGAGCTGGCCGGCAAGCACGTCGTGGTGATCGGCCGTGGAGTGACCATTGGCCGCCCGGCCGGCCTGGTGCTGACCCGCCGCGAGGTCAACGCGACCGTGACGCTGGCCCACACCGGCACCACCAACCTGGACGAGCTGCTCGCCAGCGCCGACGTGATCATCGCCGCCGCAGGCTCCGCGCACATGGTGAAGCCGGAGCAGGTCAAGGACGGTGTGATCGTGCTCGACGTGGGCGTCTCCCGCGTGACGGGCGAGGACGGCACCTCCCGTGTGCTCGGCGACGTGGACCCGGCCGTGGCCGAGAAGGCGGCGTGGATGGCGCCCAACCCCGGCGGTGTGGGCCCCATGACCCGCGTGATGCTGCTGGCCAACGTGGTCGAGGCGGCCGAGCGGGCCGCCGCGGCACGCTGA
- a CDS encoding ABC transporter ATP-binding protein — protein MASITLKHIDKIYDDGFHAVKDVNLEIEDGEFVILVGPSGSGKSTLLRMVVGLEDITDGELLIGDRRVNEAAPKDRNLAMVFQNYALYPHLTVYENIAFPLRLNKGVKLSDDEIDRKVREAASMLELNDHLERKPGNLSGGQRQRVAMGRAIVREADAFLFDEPLSNLDAKLRGQMRAEISQMQRRLGVTSIYVTHDQTEAMTLGDRVAVLKKGELQQVASPRELYEQPLNLFVAGFIGSPSMNFLPASLRQGPQGCVLSTPIGDIPVPESKARAAEGRELVFVGLRPEFFEDAALVDEARKPQGSVFTAELTHMEWLGHEQYGYIEFEPDGEVADMLADLAKDLDADELRPVIVTTLSAESRVRPGVPAQLWLDASRIHLFDPKTGENLTRDPDAGAELTRLAGQDRRREIELAQERDAARRAEGR, from the coding sequence ATGGCCTCCATCACCCTCAAGCACATCGACAAGATCTACGACGACGGCTTCCACGCGGTCAAGGACGTCAACCTGGAGATCGAGGACGGCGAGTTCGTCATCCTCGTGGGCCCCTCCGGCTCCGGTAAGTCCACTCTGCTGCGCATGGTGGTGGGTCTCGAGGACATCACCGACGGCGAGCTGCTGATCGGGGACCGCCGCGTGAACGAGGCGGCCCCGAAGGACCGCAACCTCGCGATGGTCTTCCAGAACTACGCCCTGTATCCGCACCTGACGGTCTACGAGAACATCGCGTTCCCGCTGCGCCTGAACAAGGGCGTCAAGCTCTCCGACGACGAGATCGACCGCAAGGTCCGCGAGGCCGCGAGCATGCTCGAGCTGAACGACCACCTCGAGCGCAAGCCCGGAAACCTCTCCGGCGGTCAGCGCCAGCGCGTCGCGATGGGCCGGGCGATCGTCCGGGAGGCCGACGCGTTCCTGTTCGACGAGCCGCTGTCCAACCTCGATGCGAAGCTGCGCGGCCAGATGCGAGCGGAGATTTCGCAGATGCAGCGCCGCCTCGGGGTCACGAGCATCTACGTCACCCACGACCAGACCGAGGCCATGACCCTCGGTGACCGCGTGGCCGTGCTGAAGAAGGGCGAGCTGCAGCAGGTCGCCAGCCCGCGTGAGCTGTACGAGCAGCCGTTGAACTTGTTCGTCGCGGGCTTCATCGGGTCGCCGTCGATGAACTTCCTGCCCGCCTCGCTGCGGCAGGGGCCGCAGGGCTGCGTGCTGTCGACGCCGATCGGCGACATCCCGGTCCCCGAGTCGAAGGCGCGCGCCGCCGAAGGCCGCGAGCTGGTGTTCGTGGGTCTGCGCCCGGAGTTCTTCGAGGACGCGGCGCTCGTCGATGAGGCCAGGAAGCCGCAGGGCTCGGTGTTCACCGCCGAGCTGACCCACATGGAGTGGCTCGGCCACGAGCAGTACGGCTACATCGAGTTCGAGCCGGACGGCGAGGTCGCGGACATGCTGGCCGACCTCGCGAAGGATCTGGACGCGGACGAACTGCGGCCGGTCATCGTCACGACGCTGTCGGCCGAGTCGCGCGTGCGTCCAGGGGTGCCGGCCCAGCTGTGGTTGGACGCCTCGCGCATCCACCTGTTCGACCCGAAGACCGGCGAGAACCTCACCCGTGATCCCGATGCCGGCGCCGAGCTGACCCGCCTGGCCGGCCAGGATCGGCGTCGTGAGATCGAGCTGGCGCAGGAGCGCGACGCCGCCCGGCGAGCCGAAGGCCGCTGA
- a CDS encoding exodeoxyribonuclease III: MTTLPERDPETGRYPEPAEGEPVVHANANAPKADGALRVATVNVNGIRASHRKGMAAWFAGRGVDVLTLQEVRAPAEVTATLVPEIVGDDWDEVHVADAIAAAKGRAGVAIASRLPIEATRVGIGDEDAYFDDAGRWIEADLRLPDGSLFTVVSAYVHSGEVDTPKQVDKYRFLDEMTRRLRELAAADHPALVTGDLNVGHTERDIKNWKGNVKKAGFLPEERAYFDRFFGELGWVDVARRLAGDVAGPYTWWSMRGKAFDNDAGWRIDYHMATPDLAKRARQAVVDRAPSWGTRFSDHAPLVADYQF, from the coding sequence ATGACGACGCTGCCCGAACGCGACCCCGAGACCGGCCGCTACCCCGAACCCGCCGAGGGGGAGCCCGTCGTCCATGCGAACGCGAACGCCCCCAAGGCCGACGGTGCGCTGCGCGTGGCCACCGTCAACGTCAACGGCATCCGCGCGTCGCATCGCAAGGGCATGGCCGCGTGGTTCGCCGGCCGCGGCGTCGATGTGCTGACCCTCCAGGAGGTCCGGGCCCCCGCCGAGGTCACCGCGACGCTCGTCCCCGAGATCGTCGGCGACGACTGGGACGAGGTCCACGTGGCCGACGCGATCGCCGCGGCGAAGGGCCGCGCGGGCGTCGCGATCGCCTCCCGTCTGCCGATCGAGGCGACGCGGGTGGGCATCGGCGACGAGGACGCGTACTTCGACGACGCCGGCCGCTGGATCGAAGCGGACCTGCGTCTTCCCGACGGCTCCCTGTTCACGGTGGTCTCCGCCTACGTGCACTCCGGCGAGGTCGACACCCCCAAGCAGGTCGACAAGTACCGCTTCCTTGACGAGATGACCCGCCGCCTGCGCGAGTTGGCCGCGGCGGACCACCCCGCGCTCGTGACCGGCGACCTGAACGTGGGCCACACCGAGCGGGACATCAAGAACTGGAAGGGCAACGTCAAGAAGGCCGGGTTCCTGCCCGAGGAACGGGCCTACTTCGACCGATTCTTCGGCGAGCTCGGCTGGGTGGACGTGGCCCGCCGCCTCGCCGGGGACGTCGCCGGCCCTTACACGTGGTGGTCCATGCGCGGCAAGGCGTTCGACAACGACGCCGGCTGGCGCATCGACTACCACATGGCCACCCCGGACCTCGCCAAGCGGGCGAGACAGGCCGTCGTGGACCGCGCCCCGAGCTGGGGCACCCGTTTCTCCGACCACGCCCCGCTCGTCGCCGACTACCAGTTCTGA
- a CDS encoding MFS transporter — protein sequence MSRSPVSDAPADDAPRFTPRQRRVLAVLLMPLFISLMSVSIVNVALPAIETGLGTGTADLQWVLAGYTLTFGVVLVASGRAGDLFGRKPLFLVGIAVYALGSLLSGLAVSPGMLNAARLLTGIGAGLFNPQIIGVIQSTFTGSARGKAYGMFGTVIGLGVAVGPPLGGLLLEAFGDQWGWRAAFLVSVPVGLLATVLAALWLHPPTQTVLERSALSPLGALRALDSVGVVLLAAATVCLMVPFIAPGTVWLLAPAAALLVTWWLWERRVRAAAPRTGVHPMVDPSLFQRPSFTFSTLHATLYMGTMPAAFAVIAVFVQRGLGHSAFVAGLMTLAGALVVTAASTWIGARVHRCGPWFVFVGAAMGVGAMLAIMACAGPVAAGTLPVWTIAALLVPQGASQALIMTSAQVLMMDDVDPARAGSAGGVAQTTQRVGTSIGMAVVLGAFYATGPGDGTATASAEPFAHALVVALGVVAVSWTIVFVSSGLDLLRRHRARTGRPGTDV from the coding sequence ATGAGCCGCTCCCCCGTCTCCGACGCCCCCGCTGACGACGCGCCGCGCTTCACCCCGCGACAGCGCCGGGTGCTGGCCGTGCTGCTCATGCCGCTGTTCATTTCGCTGATGAGCGTGTCGATCGTCAACGTGGCCCTGCCCGCGATCGAGACGGGACTCGGAACGGGCACCGCGGACCTGCAGTGGGTGCTCGCCGGGTACACGCTCACCTTCGGCGTCGTCCTCGTGGCCTCCGGCCGAGCCGGCGATCTGTTCGGCCGCAAGCCCCTGTTCCTGGTCGGCATCGCGGTCTACGCCCTCGGTTCCCTGCTCTCCGGGCTGGCGGTCTCCCCCGGAATGCTCAACGCGGCGCGTCTGCTCACCGGCATCGGGGCGGGTCTGTTCAATCCGCAGATCATCGGTGTCATCCAGTCGACCTTCACCGGCTCGGCGCGCGGCAAGGCCTACGGCATGTTCGGCACGGTGATCGGGCTCGGCGTGGCCGTCGGGCCCCCGTTGGGCGGGTTGCTGCTCGAGGCCTTCGGCGATCAGTGGGGATGGCGTGCCGCCTTCCTCGTGAGCGTGCCCGTGGGTCTGCTCGCCACCGTGCTGGCCGCCCTCTGGCTGCACCCGCCGACGCAGACCGTGCTGGAGCGGTCGGCGCTCTCGCCGCTGGGGGCGCTGCGGGCCCTGGACTCGGTCGGCGTCGTGCTGCTGGCCGCGGCGACCGTGTGCCTGATGGTCCCCTTCATCGCCCCGGGGACCGTCTGGCTGCTCGCCCCGGCAGCCGCCCTGCTCGTGACGTGGTGGTTGTGGGAGCGGCGGGTGCGCGCCGCCGCCCCGCGCACCGGGGTGCACCCGATGGTGGACCCGTCCCTGTTCCAGCGCCCCTCGTTCACGTTCTCGACGCTGCACGCGACCCTCTACATGGGCACGATGCCGGCTGCGTTCGCCGTGATCGCGGTCTTCGTGCAGCGCGGTCTCGGGCACAGCGCGTTCGTCGCCGGCCTGATGACTCTGGCCGGAGCGCTCGTGGTGACGGCCGCTTCGACGTGGATCGGGGCGCGGGTGCATCGCTGCGGTCCGTGGTTCGTGTTCGTCGGCGCCGCCATGGGCGTCGGTGCAATGCTGGCGATCATGGCGTGCGCCGGTCCCGTCGCGGCCGGCACGCTGCCGGTGTGGACGATCGCCGCCCTGCTGGTGCCGCAGGGCGCCTCCCAAGCGCTGATCATGACGAGCGCGCAGGTGCTCATGATGGACGACGTCGACCCCGCCCGCGCCGGGTCCGCCGGCGGCGTCGCGCAGACCACACAGCGCGTGGGCACCTCGATCGGCATGGCCGTGGTGCTCGGTGCGTTCTATGCCACCGGGCCGGGCGACGGAACCGCCACGGCGTCGGCCGAGCCGTTCGCCCACGCGCTCGTCGTCGCCCTCGGCGTCGTCGCCGTCAGTTGGACGATCGTGTTCGTCTCCTCCGGGCTGGACCTGCTGCGTCGGCACCGGGCACGCACGGGGCGGCCCGGCACCGACGTGTGA